From a region of the Rhinolophus sinicus isolate RSC01 linkage group LG04, ASM3656204v1, whole genome shotgun sequence genome:
- the CLIC3 gene encoding chloride intracellular channel protein 3 produces MAETAKLQLFVKASEDCESVGHCPSCQRLFMILLLKGVPFTLTTVDMRRSPDVLKDFAPGSQLPILLYDGDAKTDTLQIEEFLEETLGPPEFPSLAPRYRESTTAGNDVFHKFSAFIKNPVPEQDDALYQLLLRALVRLDRYLRAPLEHELAREPQLRESRRRFLDGDQLTLADCGLLPKLHIVDTVCAHFRQAPIPAELRGVRRYLDCALQEKEFKYTCPHSSEILAAYRPAVQPR; encoded by the exons ATGGCCGAGACCGCCAAGCTCCAGCTGTTTGTCAAG GCAAGCGAGGACTGTGAGAGCGTGGGACACTGCCCTTCCTGTCAGAGGCTCTTCATGATCCTGCTGCTCAAGGGTGTGCCCTTCACGCTCACCACGGTGGACATGCGCAG GTCCCCAGATGTACTGAAGGACTTCGCCCCCGGCTCACAACTGCCCATCTTGCTGTATGACGGCGACGCCAAAACGGACACGCTGCAGATCGAGGAGTTTCTGGAGGAGACGCTGGGGCCGCCAGA ATTCCCCAGCCTGGCGCCCCGCTACAGGGAGTCCACGACCGCTGGCAACGACGTCTTTCACAAGTTCTCCGCCTTCATCAAGAACCCAGTGCCCGAGCAGGATGATG ccctgtACCAGCTGCTGCTGCGCGCCCTCGTCAGGCTGGACAGGTATCTGCGCGCGCCCCTGGAGCACGAGCTGGCTCGGGAGCCGCAGCTGCGCGAGTCGCGCCGCCGCTTCCTGGACGGTGACCAGCTCACGCTGGCCGACTGCGGCCTGCTGCCCAAGCTGCACATCGTGGAC ACTGTGTGCGCGCACTTCCGCCAGGCGCCCATCCCCGCGGAGCTGCGTGGCGTCCGCCGCTACCTGGACTGCGCGCTGCAGGAGAAGGAGTTCAAGTACACTTGTCCTCACAGTTCCGAGATCCTGGCGGCCTACAGGCCCGCTGTCCAACCCCGTTAG
- the PTGDS gene encoding prostaglandin-H2 D-isomerase isoform X1 produces the protein MAALHTLWLGLALLGALGILQTRAEAQVSPQPNFQQDKFLGRWFISGFASNSSWLREKKEHLYVCKSVVVPMADGGLNFTNTFLRKDQCDTRTLLLQPAGTPGYYSYRSPPWPEVWGMSPTDRPTRVVWVPRLGQHACRVGDRHRLRGLRPAVHLGLQTPRPGHPHGLSLQPRPDLQGRSEGEIHYLRQGPGLHRGQHCLPAPNG, from the exons ATGGCCGCTCTGCACACGCTGTGGTTGGGGCTGGCCCTGCTGGGGGCCCTGGGAATCCTGCAGACTCGGGCAGAGGCCCAGGTCTCCCCACAGCCCAACTTCCAACAGGACAAG TTCCTGGGGCGCTGGTTCATCTCGGGCTTCGCCTCCAACTCGAGTTGGTTGCGGGAGAAAAAGGAGCATCTGTACGTGTGCAAGTCGGTGGTGGTCCCGATGGCGGACGGTGGCCTCAACTTCACCAATACCTTCCTCAG GAAAGACCAGTGTGATACCCGGACTCTACTGCTGCAGCCAGCAGGCACCCCGGGCTACTACAGCTACCGGAGTCCCC CTTGGCCAGAGGTTTGGGGCATGTccccgaccgaccgaccgaccagGGTGGTCTGGGTTCCCAGGCTGGGGCAGCACGCATGCCGTGTGGGTGATAGACACAGACTACGAGGACTACGCCCTGCTGTACACCTCGGGCTCCAGACACCTCGGCCAGGACACCCACATGGCCTTTCTCTACA GCCGCGCCCAGACCTCCAGGGCCGAAGTGAAGGAGAAATTCACTACCTTCGCCAAGGCCCAGGGCTTCACCGAGGACAGCATTGTCTTCCTGCCCCAAACGG ATAA
- the PAXX gene encoding protein PAXX isoform X4 has product MVPVPPPLLSPPLCTLPPGPGPARFVCYCEEGVGAKGQGDFNLYVTDAAELWSTCFTPESLAALEDGASLTVSRGPLALDLNLSKVPGPEAATRLQALTLGLAERVCSLERRLTGGIGGGYPAASLGAPFPCLHSWLFSQLQRRPLPAPGRALGWWGLSNSYQTRILREAFLDLASGGGVLESPSSTLASRVRNQPVV; this is encoded by the exons ATGGTGCCggtgccgccgccgctgctgtcGCCGCCTCTCTGCACGCTGCCGCCGGGCCCCGGGCCCGCGCGCTTCGTGTGCTACTGCGAGGAAGGAGTTGGGGCCAAAGGCCAAGGCGACTTCAACCTCTA tgTGACAGACGCCGCGGAGCTTTGGAGCACCTGCTTCACGCCGGAGAGCCTGGCGGCCCTC GAAGACGGAGCATCCCTGACCGTTTCACGGGGGCCCTTGGCACTGGACTTGAACCTCTCCAAGGTGCCAGGCCCAGAGGCAGCCACCAGGTTGCAGGCACTGACACTGGGCTTGGCAGAGCGCGTGTGCAGCTTGGAGCGGCGGCTGACAGGTGGAATTGGGGGTGGGTACCCCGCAGCCTCACTGGGGGCCCCCTTCCCGTGCCTCCATTCTTGGCTGTTTTCCCAGCTGCAGAGGAGACCGCTGCCAGCCCCAGGAAGAGCGCTCGGCTGGTGGGGCCTCAGCAATTCTTACCAG ACCCGGATCCTCAGAGAGGCATTCCTGGACCTGGCGTCAGGAGGCGGTGTCCTGGAGAGTCCCTCATCAACCCTGGCTTCAAGAG TAAGAAACCAGCCAGTGGTGTAG
- the PAXX gene encoding protein PAXX isoform X1, with protein MVPVPPPLLSPPLCTLPPGPGPARFVCYCEEGVGAKGQGDFNLYVTDAAELWSTCFTPESLAALKARFGLNAAEDITRRFRAACEQQAVAFTLQEDGASLTVSRGPLALDLNLSKVPGPEAATRLQALTLGLAERVCSLERRLTGGIGGGYPAASLGAPFPCLHSWLFSQLQRRPLPAPGRALGWWGLSNSYQTRILREAFLDLASGGGVLESPSSTLASRVRNQPVV; from the exons ATGGTGCCggtgccgccgccgctgctgtcGCCGCCTCTCTGCACGCTGCCGCCGGGCCCCGGGCCCGCGCGCTTCGTGTGCTACTGCGAGGAAGGAGTTGGGGCCAAAGGCCAAGGCGACTTCAACCTCTA tgTGACAGACGCCGCGGAGCTTTGGAGCACCTGCTTCACGCCGGAGAGCCTGGCGGCCCTC AAAGCCCGTTTTGGCCTGAATGCAGCTGAGGACATCACCCGCAGGTTCAG GGCAGCCTGTGAGCAGCAAGCTGTGGCTTTCACCCTGCAGGAAGACGGAGCATCCCTGACCGTTTCACGGGGGCCCTTGGCACTGGACTTGAACCTCTCCAAGGTGCCAGGCCCAGAGGCAGCCACCAGGTTGCAGGCACTGACACTGGGCTTGGCAGAGCGCGTGTGCAGCTTGGAGCGGCGGCTGACAGGTGGAATTGGGGGTGGGTACCCCGCAGCCTCACTGGGGGCCCCCTTCCCGTGCCTCCATTCTTGGCTGTTTTCCCAGCTGCAGAGGAGACCGCTGCCAGCCCCAGGAAGAGCGCTCGGCTGGTGGGGCCTCAGCAATTCTTACCAG ACCCGGATCCTCAGAGAGGCATTCCTGGACCTGGCGTCAGGAGGCGGTGTCCTGGAGAGTCCCTCATCAACCCTGGCTTCAAGAG TAAGAAACCAGCCAGTGGTGTAG
- the PAXX gene encoding protein PAXX isoform X3 produces MVPVPPPLLSPPLCTLPPGPGPARFVCYCEEGVGAKGQGDFNLYVTDAAELWSTCFTPESLAALKARFGLNAAEDITRRFRAACEQQAVAFTLQEDGASLTVSRGPLALDLNLSKVPGPEAATRLQALTLGLAERVCSLERRLTEETAASPRKSARLVGPQQFLPDPDPQRGIPGPGVRRRCPGESLINPGFKSKKPASGVDFDDL; encoded by the exons ATGGTGCCggtgccgccgccgctgctgtcGCCGCCTCTCTGCACGCTGCCGCCGGGCCCCGGGCCCGCGCGCTTCGTGTGCTACTGCGAGGAAGGAGTTGGGGCCAAAGGCCAAGGCGACTTCAACCTCTA tgTGACAGACGCCGCGGAGCTTTGGAGCACCTGCTTCACGCCGGAGAGCCTGGCGGCCCTC AAAGCCCGTTTTGGCCTGAATGCAGCTGAGGACATCACCCGCAGGTTCAG GGCAGCCTGTGAGCAGCAAGCTGTGGCTTTCACCCTGCAGGAAGACGGAGCATCCCTGACCGTTTCACGGGGGCCCTTGGCACTGGACTTGAACCTCTCCAAGGTGCCAGGCCCAGAGGCAGCCACCAGGTTGCAGGCACTGACACTGGGCTTGGCAGAGCGCGTGTGCAGCTTGGAGCGGCGGCTGACAG AGGAGACCGCTGCCAGCCCCAGGAAGAGCGCTCGGCTGGTGGGGCCTCAGCAATTCTTACCAG ACCCGGATCCTCAGAGAGGCATTCCTGGACCTGGCGTCAGGAGGCGGTGTCCTGGAGAGTCCCTCATCAACCCTGGCTTCAAGAG TAAGAAACCAGCCAGTGGTGTAGATTTTGATGATCTCTGA
- the PAXX gene encoding protein PAXX isoform X2, with the protein MVPVPPPLLSPPLCTLPPGPGPARFVCYCEEGVGAKGQGDFNLYVTDAAELWSTCFTPESLAALKARFGLNAAEDITRRFRAACEQQAVAFTLQEDGASLTVSRGPLALDLNLSKVPGPEAATRLQALTLGLAERVCSLERRLTAAEETAASPRKSARLVGPQQFLPDPDPQRGIPGPGVRRRCPGESLINPGFKSKKPASGVDFDDL; encoded by the exons ATGGTGCCggtgccgccgccgctgctgtcGCCGCCTCTCTGCACGCTGCCGCCGGGCCCCGGGCCCGCGCGCTTCGTGTGCTACTGCGAGGAAGGAGTTGGGGCCAAAGGCCAAGGCGACTTCAACCTCTA tgTGACAGACGCCGCGGAGCTTTGGAGCACCTGCTTCACGCCGGAGAGCCTGGCGGCCCTC AAAGCCCGTTTTGGCCTGAATGCAGCTGAGGACATCACCCGCAGGTTCAG GGCAGCCTGTGAGCAGCAAGCTGTGGCTTTCACCCTGCAGGAAGACGGAGCATCCCTGACCGTTTCACGGGGGCCCTTGGCACTGGACTTGAACCTCTCCAAGGTGCCAGGCCCAGAGGCAGCCACCAGGTTGCAGGCACTGACACTGGGCTTGGCAGAGCGCGTGTGCAGCTTGGAGCGGCGGCTGACAG CTGCAGAGGAGACCGCTGCCAGCCCCAGGAAGAGCGCTCGGCTGGTGGGGCCTCAGCAATTCTTACCAG ACCCGGATCCTCAGAGAGGCATTCCTGGACCTGGCGTCAGGAGGCGGTGTCCTGGAGAGTCCCTCATCAACCCTGGCTTCAAGAG TAAGAAACCAGCCAGTGGTGTAGATTTTGATGATCTCTGA
- the PTGDS gene encoding prostaglandin-H2 D-isomerase isoform X2, producing the protein MAALHTLWLGLALLGALGILQTRAEAQVSPQPNFQQDKFLGRWFISGFASNSSWLREKKEHLYVCKSVVVPMADGGLNFTNTFLRKDQCDTRTLLLQPAGTPGYYSYRSPRWGSTHAVWVIDTDYEDYALLYTSGSRHLGQDTHMAFLYSRAQTSRAEVKEKFTTFAKAQGFTEDSIVFLPQTDKCLE; encoded by the exons ATGGCCGCTCTGCACACGCTGTGGTTGGGGCTGGCCCTGCTGGGGGCCCTGGGAATCCTGCAGACTCGGGCAGAGGCCCAGGTCTCCCCACAGCCCAACTTCCAACAGGACAAG TTCCTGGGGCGCTGGTTCATCTCGGGCTTCGCCTCCAACTCGAGTTGGTTGCGGGAGAAAAAGGAGCATCTGTACGTGTGCAAGTCGGTGGTGGTCCCGATGGCGGACGGTGGCCTCAACTTCACCAATACCTTCCTCAG GAAAGACCAGTGTGATACCCGGACTCTACTGCTGCAGCCAGCAGGCACCCCGGGCTACTACAGCTACCGGAGTCCCC GCTGGGGCAGCACGCATGCCGTGTGGGTGATAGACACAGACTACGAGGACTACGCCCTGCTGTACACCTCGGGCTCCAGACACCTCGGCCAGGACACCCACATGGCCTTTCTCTACA GCCGCGCCCAGACCTCCAGGGCCGAAGTGAAGGAGAAATTCACTACCTTCGCCAAGGCCCAGGGCTTCACCGAGGACAGCATTGTCTTCCTGCCCCAAACGG ATAAGTGCCTGGAGTAG